One Bombus fervidus isolate BK054 chromosome 2, iyBomFerv1, whole genome shotgun sequence DNA segment encodes these proteins:
- the LOC139998033 gene encoding cytoglobin-2-like has translation MGTFLRFFGISSSDDNRIDEATGLTEKQKKLVQNTWAVIRKDEVASGIAVMTTFFKTYPEYQRYFSAFADVPLDELPANKRFQAHCVSVITALNSVIDSLHDPGLMEASLISLGERHKKRGQTKEEFENLKGVVLKVLSQALGKQYTPEVAEAWSKTLEGVFAKIYQVFAS, from the exons ATGGGAACGTTCCTTCGTTTTTTCGGAATCTCGTCATCGGACGATAACAGAATCGATGAAGCTACAGGGTTGACggagaaacagaagaaattaGTACAGAACACGTGGGCTGTTATCAGAAAGGACGAGGTGGCTTCCGGGATTGCCGTGATGACCAC attttttaaaacataccCAGAATATCAGCGATACTTTAGCGCCTTCGCGGACGTTCCGTTAGACGAATTACCAGCTAATAAACGGTTTCAAGCTCATTGTGTCAGTGTAATTACGGCCTTAAATAGTGTTATCGATTCCTTGCACGACCCAGGATTAATGGAGGCGAGCCTAATCAGCTTGGGTGAGAGGCATAAAAAACGTGGccaaacgaaagaagaatttgAG AATTTGAAAGGAGTAGTGTTGAAGgtgctttctcaagcactaGGGAAACAATACACACCGGAAGTGGCCGAGGCGTGGAGCAAAACCTTGGAAGGGGTATTTGCGAAGATATATCAGGTTTTCGCCTCTTGA
- the LOC139998030 gene encoding facilitated trehalose transporter Tret1 isoform X1, with product MNRNVSDRISCRIVHLNWNLRPQEQTKETKTEATSMTDIEVDLEKVDDGADEKVKPAKGENSRIYLQLISSIVVNLTLLVSGICFSWSAIAIEQYEDLQNVDNAGWVVVALNIGAIFGPILSALLLNRIGRKWLIYATSAPFIACWVLTYFEKSWVYLFVARFCAGISIGILYAAVPLYIGELVETKIRGVCSSMMPVMLQLGYMFVYGAGPHVDKKIFSLLSIIPTAIFLLTAIWLPESPYYYLMKNKEKSATLTLAWLRRKNNNNDEMEEMKKSAEAEGQGGYKELFIVPAHRKALFLVLLLLAGQQFSGYMGILSYASILIKSFHTNFDNNSILLIISTVSMITCLISSCVVDKLGRKPVFLISSYGSSLCLIVIGVYFLLEKLDMDVRNLSLVPLIALIAYIISVGFGLNSIPAIVTSEIFSIDMKNWATMVTNVYGSVLGIIVGKCYQLVSDHVGSHVIFLAFASIELVIAITASIIMPETSRKTFGQIQEILNKSTAKHSNKTKGEKEEEETE from the exons ATGAACCGGAACGTTAGTGACCGAATTTCCTGCAGGATCGTTCATTTAAATTGGAACCTGCGCCCGCAAGAACAG ACAAAGGAAACAAAGACAGAAGCAACGAGCATGACGGACATAGAAGTCGATTTAGAAAAAGTAGACGATGGTGCCGACGAGAAAGTTAAGCCCGCCAAGGGGGAAAATAgtagaatttatttacaattaatatcaaGCATTGTAg tCAACCTAACACTACTGGTTTCTGGAATATGTTTCTCCTGGTCAGCAATTGCTATAGAACAATATGAAGATCTACAAAATGTCGACAATGCAGGCTGGGTAGTTGTTGCGTTGAATATTGGTGCCATCTTCGGACCTATTTTATCTGCATTACTGCTAAATCGCATCGGCAGGAAATGGCTCATCTATGCAACGAGCGCCCCATTTATCGCCTGTTGGGTACTCACGTATTTTGAAAAATCCTGGGTGTATCTTTTTGTGGCAAGATTCTGCGCTGGTATATCGATCGGTATCTTATACGCCGCAGTCCCACTGTACATCGGAGAACTGGTAGAGACAAAAATTAGAGGAGTGTGCAGCTCGATGATGCCTGTGATGCTTCAGTTGGGATATATGTTCGTATACGGCGCTGGTCCGCATGTGGATAAAAAG ATATTCTCATTGCTGAGTATAATACCAACAGCCATATTTCTATTAACTGCTATATGGTTACCGGAATCgccttattattatttaatgaaaaataaggaaaaatcTGCCACGCTAACCTTGGCATGGCTAAGACGTAAGAATAACAATAATGACGAGATGGAGGAAATGAAGAAATCGGCAGAAGCGGAAGGACAGGGTGGCTACAAGGAATTATTTATAGTGCCGGCACACAGGAAAGCGCTTTTTCTCGTGTTATTGTTACTCGCGGGTCAACAATTTTCCGGATATATGGGCATTTTATCCTACGCCAGCATTTTGATTAAAAGTTTCCATACaaatttcgataataattCCATTCTTCTGATAATAAGTACGGTGTCTATGATTACATGCTTAATATCTTCGTGTGTAGTCGACAAACTCGGTAGGAAACCCGTTTTCCTGATATCGTCGTACGGTAGTTCGCTATGTCTTATCGTCATTGGAGTGTATTTCTTGCTTGAGAAATTAGATATGGACGTTCGTAACCTCTCTTTGGTACCATTGATCGCGCTCATAGCTTACATTATTAGCGTCGGATTTGGTCTAAACTCGATTCCAGCGATCGTCACCTCGGAGATTTTTTCAATAGACATGAAAAATTGGGCAACCATGGTCACTAATGTTTACGGATCCGTACTCGGCATAATCGTGGGCAAATGTTACCAACTCGTATCAGATCATGTTGGAAGTCACGTAATATTTCTTGCCTTTGCTAGTATCGAACTTGTAATTGCTATCACTGCGTCCATCATCATGCCGGAAACGTCACGAAAGACTTTCGGACAGATTcaggaaattttaaataaaagcaCAGCTAAACATTCGAATAAGACGAAAggcgaaaaagaagaagaagaaacggaaTAA
- the LOC139998030 gene encoding facilitated trehalose transporter Tret1 isoform X2 — MTDIEVDLEKVDDGADEKVKPAKGENSRIYLQLISSIVVNLTLLVSGICFSWSAIAIEQYEDLQNVDNAGWVVVALNIGAIFGPILSALLLNRIGRKWLIYATSAPFIACWVLTYFEKSWVYLFVARFCAGISIGILYAAVPLYIGELVETKIRGVCSSMMPVMLQLGYMFVYGAGPHVDKKIFSLLSIIPTAIFLLTAIWLPESPYYYLMKNKEKSATLTLAWLRRKNNNNDEMEEMKKSAEAEGQGGYKELFIVPAHRKALFLVLLLLAGQQFSGYMGILSYASILIKSFHTNFDNNSILLIISTVSMITCLISSCVVDKLGRKPVFLISSYGSSLCLIVIGVYFLLEKLDMDVRNLSLVPLIALIAYIISVGFGLNSIPAIVTSEIFSIDMKNWATMVTNVYGSVLGIIVGKCYQLVSDHVGSHVIFLAFASIELVIAITASIIMPETSRKTFGQIQEILNKSTAKHSNKTKGEKEEEETE; from the exons ATGACGGACATAGAAGTCGATTTAGAAAAAGTAGACGATGGTGCCGACGAGAAAGTTAAGCCCGCCAAGGGGGAAAATAgtagaatttatttacaattaatatcaaGCATTGTAg tCAACCTAACACTACTGGTTTCTGGAATATGTTTCTCCTGGTCAGCAATTGCTATAGAACAATATGAAGATCTACAAAATGTCGACAATGCAGGCTGGGTAGTTGTTGCGTTGAATATTGGTGCCATCTTCGGACCTATTTTATCTGCATTACTGCTAAATCGCATCGGCAGGAAATGGCTCATCTATGCAACGAGCGCCCCATTTATCGCCTGTTGGGTACTCACGTATTTTGAAAAATCCTGGGTGTATCTTTTTGTGGCAAGATTCTGCGCTGGTATATCGATCGGTATCTTATACGCCGCAGTCCCACTGTACATCGGAGAACTGGTAGAGACAAAAATTAGAGGAGTGTGCAGCTCGATGATGCCTGTGATGCTTCAGTTGGGATATATGTTCGTATACGGCGCTGGTCCGCATGTGGATAAAAAG ATATTCTCATTGCTGAGTATAATACCAACAGCCATATTTCTATTAACTGCTATATGGTTACCGGAATCgccttattattatttaatgaaaaataaggaaaaatcTGCCACGCTAACCTTGGCATGGCTAAGACGTAAGAATAACAATAATGACGAGATGGAGGAAATGAAGAAATCGGCAGAAGCGGAAGGACAGGGTGGCTACAAGGAATTATTTATAGTGCCGGCACACAGGAAAGCGCTTTTTCTCGTGTTATTGTTACTCGCGGGTCAACAATTTTCCGGATATATGGGCATTTTATCCTACGCCAGCATTTTGATTAAAAGTTTCCATACaaatttcgataataattCCATTCTTCTGATAATAAGTACGGTGTCTATGATTACATGCTTAATATCTTCGTGTGTAGTCGACAAACTCGGTAGGAAACCCGTTTTCCTGATATCGTCGTACGGTAGTTCGCTATGTCTTATCGTCATTGGAGTGTATTTCTTGCTTGAGAAATTAGATATGGACGTTCGTAACCTCTCTTTGGTACCATTGATCGCGCTCATAGCTTACATTATTAGCGTCGGATTTGGTCTAAACTCGATTCCAGCGATCGTCACCTCGGAGATTTTTTCAATAGACATGAAAAATTGGGCAACCATGGTCACTAATGTTTACGGATCCGTACTCGGCATAATCGTGGGCAAATGTTACCAACTCGTATCAGATCATGTTGGAAGTCACGTAATATTTCTTGCCTTTGCTAGTATCGAACTTGTAATTGCTATCACTGCGTCCATCATCATGCCGGAAACGTCACGAAAGACTTTCGGACAGATTcaggaaattttaaataaaagcaCAGCTAAACATTCGAATAAGACGAAAggcgaaaaagaagaagaagaaacggaaTAA
- the LOC139998031 gene encoding uncharacterized protein isoform X2, which produces MGNFLNYKFAGLKLVKDCDTQLCVQDECEDLKKVKEIWLAVEKDTSHYGFAICTMLFKNHPQYMKYFEDDSIPEFVQEAIIKKKFITICDIICALFISYYDKPSRRDYFLGYIAMVHKDMGLTFRDLTNFMSDLMEALITELPYLMTEEYIATQTKYSNNVIEIMIELMDNYVERMSQILRTKNGIRKCYVCKSDPESQTVYGLPLKYWIYGKRYWEYRKAMWASMEADMLTNSTDDTNASNFQRRDFHQKSMENNRLYRRRSSRISQSTRISLLLSKRNKERQETEENDKSKFSPMEFILEVDKQSLLVLLLL; this is translated from the exons ATGGGAAATTTCCTTAATTATAAGTTTGCTGGTTTAAAACTGGTTAAAGATTGCGATACGCAACTATGTGTTCAAGACGAATGCGAAGATCTcaagaaagtaaaagaaatttggTTGGCCGTGGAAAAGGATACGTCGCATTATGGATTTGCAATTTGTACTAT GCTTTTTAAAAATCACCCGCAATACATGAAGTATTTCGAAGATGATTCAATTCCGGAATTCGTTCAAGAagctataattaaaaaaaaatttattactatatgcGACATCATATGTGCTCTGTTTATAAGTTATTACGATAAACCGTCTCGCAGAGATTATTTTCTTGGCTACATCGCAATGGTTCACAAGGACATGGGATTGACGTTTAGGGATCTCACA AACTTTATGTCAGATCTAATGGAAGCGTTAATTACCGAGTTACCATACTTAATGACCGAGGAGTATATTGCGACGCAGACAAAATATTCTAACAATGTAATTGAGATAATGATAGAACTTATGGACAATTATGTTGAAAGAATGTCACAAATACTACGTACGAAAAATGGAATAAGAAAA tgtTATGTGTGCAAATCTGATCCAGAGTCACAGACTGTATATGGTTTGCCATTGAAATATTGGATATATGGTAAACGATATTGGGAATATCGGAAAGCGATGTGGGCATCGATGGAAGCAGATATGTTGACAAATTCGACGGATGATACTAATGCAAGCAATTTTCAAAGAAGAGATTTTCATCAAAAGTCTATGGAAAACAACAGACTGTATC gaagaagaagcagTCGCATCAGCCAGTCGACAAGAATCTCGTTGTTACTATCGaaacgaaacaaagaaagacaAGAAACTGAAGAAAACGATAAATCTAAATTTTCTCCAATGGAATTTATTCTGGAGGTAGACAAACAATCTTTGCTTGTATTgcttttattatag
- the LOC139998031 gene encoding uncharacterized protein isoform X1, which produces MGNFLNYKFAGLKLVKDCDTQLCVQDECEDLKKVKEIWLAVEKDTSHYGFAICTMLFKNHPQYMKYFEDDSIPEFVQEAIIKKKFITICDIICALFISYYDKPSRRDYFLGYIAMVHKDMGLTFRDLTNFMSDLMEALITELPYLMTEEYIATQTKYSNNVIEIMIELMDNYVERMSQILRTKNGIRKCYVCKSDPESQTVYGLPLKYWIYGKRYWEYRKAMWASMEADMLTNSTDDTNASNFQRRDFHQKSMENNRLYRKKQIKPKTPKITISSDSNTLDQPRQRRRSSRISQSTRISLLLSKRNKERQETEENDKSKFSPMEFILEVDKQSLLVLLLL; this is translated from the exons ATGGGAAATTTCCTTAATTATAAGTTTGCTGGTTTAAAACTGGTTAAAGATTGCGATACGCAACTATGTGTTCAAGACGAATGCGAAGATCTcaagaaagtaaaagaaatttggTTGGCCGTGGAAAAGGATACGTCGCATTATGGATTTGCAATTTGTACTAT GCTTTTTAAAAATCACCCGCAATACATGAAGTATTTCGAAGATGATTCAATTCCGGAATTCGTTCAAGAagctataattaaaaaaaaatttattactatatgcGACATCATATGTGCTCTGTTTATAAGTTATTACGATAAACCGTCTCGCAGAGATTATTTTCTTGGCTACATCGCAATGGTTCACAAGGACATGGGATTGACGTTTAGGGATCTCACA AACTTTATGTCAGATCTAATGGAAGCGTTAATTACCGAGTTACCATACTTAATGACCGAGGAGTATATTGCGACGCAGACAAAATATTCTAACAATGTAATTGAGATAATGATAGAACTTATGGACAATTATGTTGAAAGAATGTCACAAATACTACGTACGAAAAATGGAATAAGAAAA tgtTATGTGTGCAAATCTGATCCAGAGTCACAGACTGTATATGGTTTGCCATTGAAATATTGGATATATGGTAAACGATATTGGGAATATCGGAAAGCGATGTGGGCATCGATGGAAGCAGATATGTTGACAAATTCGACGGATGATACTAATGCAAGCAATTTTCAAAGAAGAGATTTTCATCAAAAGTCTATGGAAAACAACAGACTGTATCgtaagaaacaaataaaaccgaAAACACCAAAAATAACCATAAGTTCGGATAGCAACACGTTGGATCAACCAAGACAAA gaagaagaagcagTCGCATCAGCCAGTCGACAAGAATCTCGTTGTTACTATCGaaacgaaacaaagaaagacaAGAAACTGAAGAAAACGATAAATCTAAATTTTCTCCAATGGAATTTATTCTGGAGGTAGACAAACAATCTTTGCTTGTATTgcttttattatag
- the Nero gene encoding deoxyhypusine hydroxylase nero produces MLQVNENQISAIGHILNNQNRPLKERFRALFTLKNIGGAKAIQEINNCFNDKSVLLKHELAYCLGQMQDSRAIPILIEILEDVTQEPMVRHEAGEALGAIGDPTVIPILEEYSKDCVPEVAETCELALCRLQWLKLNSHSTNLQKSPYMSVDPAPPADITDVKELKEILLNENVSLFERYRAMFSLRNICTPDSILALSEGLKAASALFKHEIAFVLGQLQKEIAIPHLEASLRNTSENEMVRHECAEALGSIATPYCFDILNEYLNDSKRVVRESCVIALDMCEYENSTEFQYADTLGKVTT; encoded by the exons ATGTTGCAAGTAAATGAGAATCAAATATCTGCAATTGGTCATATCTTAAATAACCAAAATCGACcattaaaagaaagatttcgtgctttatttacattaaaaaatatcggtGGAGCTAAAGCCAttcaagaaattaataattgctTTAATGATAAATCAGTTTTGTTAAAGCACGAACTTGCATATTGTCTTGGTCAAATGCAAGATTCCCGTGCTATACCAATTCTTATAGAAATATTGGAAGACGTTACACAAGAACCAATGGTCCGTCATGAAGCAG GCGAAGCTTTAGGTGCAATTGGAGATCCTACTGTAATACCAATATTAGAAGAATACAGCAAAGATTGTGTACCAGAGGTTGCAGAAACATGTGAATTAGCATTATGCAGATTGCAAtggttaaaattaaatagtcaTTCAACAAATTTGCAAAAAAGTCCTTATATGTCCGTGGACCCAGCACCACCAGCAGATATTACTGATGTGAAGGAGTTAAAAGAGAttcttttaaatgaaaatgtttctttgTTTGAAAGATACAGAGCCATGTTCTCTTTGAGAAATATATGTACTCCAGACAGTATTCTTGCTCTTAGCGaag gtTTAAAAGCAGCCAGTGCTTTGTTCAAACATGAGATAGCTTTTGTTCTTGGACAACTTCAGAAAGAGATTGCTATCCCACATTTAGAAGCTTCTTTAAGGAACACAAGCGAAAATGAAATGGTGCGTCACGAATGTGCAGAAGCATTGGGTTCTATTGCTACTCCATAttgttttgatattttaaatgaatatttaaacgacAGTAAAAGAGTTGTACGAGAAAGTTGTGTAATTGCATTGGACATGTGCGAGTATGAGAATAGTACAGAATTTCAATATGCGGATACGTTAGGGAAAGTTACTACCTAA
- the Mrps23 gene encoding mitochondrial ribosomal protein S23 yields MAQTRTEKIGTIFTRITSLLRSDVLHPDNLPIWYEVYKAHPPKYEPAFSRKPSTMNIQKIFYEEDVIRAKFHKDVSLPIIDMKRDKITQTQIFFTIYDCLLQGGVKKEEVYKKALKSYKIIFKTQKSLASITTSSQVPPHRNIEHNKEQET; encoded by the exons atgGCACAGACTAGAACAGAAAAAATTGGAACAATATTTACaag aataACATCATTGTTACGTTCAGATGTATTACATCCTGATAATTTACCAATATGGTATGAGGTATACAAAGCCCATCCTCCAAAATATGAACCAGCTTTTAGTAGAAAACCATCAACAatgaatatacaaaaaatattttatgaggAAGATGTTATAAGAGC aaaatttcaCAAAGATGTATCACTACCTATTATAGATATGAAAAGAGATAAGATTACCCAAACACAaatcttttttactatttatgaTTGCTTATTACAG GGTGgtgttaaaaaagaagaggtgTATAAGAAAGCATTGaagagttataaaataatttttaagacTCAAAAATCATTAGCAAGTATCACCACATCATCACAAGTACCACCACACAGAAATATTGAACATAATAAAGAACAAGAAACATaa
- the LOC139998034 gene encoding oxidized purine nucleoside triphosphate hydrolase: MSTKKVFSLVFIRKTIEILLGFKKRGFGKDKWNGFGGKVEPGESIFQGAMRELKEECGLSAQKLKKVGILEFEFEGDEVLLEVHVFETYEYCGEIIESEEMRPKWYNLKDIPFKQMWPDDEYWFPYMLRGELFRGYFLYRGQDLILKYNIETMEELPALDRIS; encoded by the exons ATGTCTACAAAAAAAGTTTTTTCGTTAGTCTTTATTAGAAaaacaatagaaattttattgggCTTCAAAAAAAGAGGATTCGGAAAAGATAAATGGAACGGTTTTGGCGGTAAAGTCGAACCAGGAGAATCAATTTTTCAAGGAGCTATGcg tgaattaaaagaagaatgtGGTTTATCTgcacaaaaattaaaaaaagttggaattttagaatttgaatttgaGGGAGATGAAGTTCTATTAGAAGTTCATGTTTTTGAAACATATGAGTATTGTGGAGAGATAATAGAATCTGAag AAATGCGACCAAAATGGTATAATTTGAAAGATATTCCTTTCAAACAAATGTGGCCGGATGATGAATATTGGTTCCCTTACATGTTACGAGGGGAATTATTCAGGGGATATTTTTTGTACCGAGGTCAAGACCTAATTCTTAAGTATAACATTGAAACTATGGAAGAACTACCAGCATTAGATCGTATCTCTTAA